The proteins below come from a single Gimesia chilikensis genomic window:
- the rpiB gene encoding ribose 5-phosphate isomerase B has protein sequence MKIAVASDHRGFSTKAKILTLLNQLGHVAYDYGPEDGECVDYPDYAVKVAKAIGDKSIDRGILICGTGMGMCIVANKFPGVRATPCHDDITAQMSRLHNDSNVLCLSADLLGDRLVNRMVEIWLKEEFEGGRHARRLEKLHKVEEETMHPHEEA, from the coding sequence ATGAAAATTGCAGTTGCCAGCGATCACCGGGGATTCTCCACTAAAGCCAAGATCCTCACACTCCTTAACCAGTTGGGGCATGTCGCTTACGATTACGGCCCGGAAGATGGCGAGTGCGTCGACTACCCTGACTATGCAGTGAAAGTGGCAAAAGCCATCGGCGACAAGTCCATAGATCGGGGAATTCTGATCTGTGGTACCGGCATGGGTATGTGCATCGTAGCCAACAAATTCCCCGGAGTCCGGGCAACACCATGCCACGACGACATCACAGCCCAAATGAGCCGCCTGCATAATGATTCCAATGTTCTATGCCTTTCAGCCGACCTGCTGGGAGACCGGCTCGTGAATCGCATGGTAGAAATCTGGCTCAAGGAAGAATTTGAGGGGGGACGGCACGCACGTCGACTGGAAAAACTCCATAAGGTCGAAGAAGAGACCATGCACCCTCACGAAGAAGCCTAA
- the gcvH gene encoding glycine cleavage system protein GcvH produces the protein MDQANLKFTKTHEWVGVEGELATVGITDFAVNQLTDLVYIDLPAVGSTCEAGKVFGEVESVKAVSDLYSPVSGEIAEVNESLVDDQAPLSDDPFGTGWITKIKMSNPAELEQFMDADEYKKFCESEAH, from the coding sequence ATGGATCAGGCCAATTTAAAATTTACTAAAACTCACGAATGGGTCGGCGTTGAAGGCGAACTGGCAACAGTAGGAATCACGGATTTCGCCGTCAATCAGTTAACCGACCTGGTCTATATTGACCTGCCAGCAGTCGGCTCAACCTGCGAAGCGGGAAAAGTTTTCGGCGAAGTCGAGAGCGTTAAAGCAGTCAGTGACCTCTACTCGCCCGTCAGTGGAGAAATTGCAGAAGTCAACGAATCACTGGTTGATGATCAGGCTCCGCTTTCTGACGATCCATTTGGCACCGGTTGGATTACTAAAATCAAAATGTCCAACCCGGCTGAGCTCGAACAATTCATGGACGCAGACGAATACAAAAAATTCTGCGAATCCGAAGCGCACTGA
- the gcvPA gene encoding aminomethyl-transferring glycine dehydrogenase subunit GcvPA, whose amino-acid sequence MSYLFNTPEQQQQMLQTIGVDSLEALFSTIPSDLRLDRPLDLPPALTEMELQKHFSNLASQNVGPGDRVCMLGGGAYDHFVPAAVDEIARRGEFYTAYTPYQAEASQGSLQTFFEFQSLICQLTGMDVSNASLYEGGTCVSEAAFMAMRVTNRHNRVVLLGSLHPEYRQVVETYLRHLNCEVVIVPCKDGSVDPADVDAAMDDQTACLVIQHPNFFGTLEEAAELTEIAHRYGALSVVSYDPISLGILSRPGDYGADIAIAEGQSLGTPLQFGGPYLGLFSCSEKFVRRMPGRLIGQTVDRNGKRCYVLNLQAREQHIRRDKATSNICSNQGLIAIRAAVYLSLLGKQGIREVAELSCQKAHYAADQLTSVEGIELLFPERPYFKEFAVSCSEGADYLLRKARQAGFDLGPELSRFTFENNPESYQTAVLVAITEQRTREEIDRLVTALKA is encoded by the coding sequence GTGTCTTATCTCTTCAACACACCAGAACAGCAGCAACAGATGCTGCAGACCATCGGCGTCGACTCACTGGAAGCCCTGTTCTCGACCATCCCCTCAGACCTGCGACTGGATCGCCCCCTGGATCTCCCCCCTGCTCTGACAGAAATGGAACTGCAGAAGCATTTCTCTAATCTGGCCAGTCAGAATGTCGGCCCCGGGGATCGCGTCTGCATGCTGGGCGGTGGAGCCTATGACCATTTTGTGCCGGCAGCCGTCGATGAAATTGCCCGTCGGGGTGAATTTTACACCGCTTACACTCCTTATCAGGCGGAAGCCAGTCAGGGAAGCCTGCAGACCTTCTTCGAATTCCAGTCTCTCATCTGCCAGCTCACTGGCATGGATGTTTCCAATGCGAGCCTGTATGAGGGGGGAACCTGTGTCAGTGAAGCCGCCTTCATGGCAATGCGGGTCACGAATCGACACAATCGGGTTGTCCTGCTCGGATCATTGCACCCGGAATATCGACAGGTCGTGGAAACCTATCTGAGACACCTCAACTGCGAAGTGGTGATCGTTCCCTGCAAAGACGGTTCTGTCGATCCTGCCGATGTCGACGCAGCCATGGATGATCAGACCGCTTGCCTGGTCATTCAACATCCCAACTTCTTCGGTACTCTGGAAGAAGCTGCTGAGCTGACCGAAATTGCACATCGTTATGGGGCACTCTCTGTAGTTTCCTACGATCCAATCAGCCTTGGAATCCTGAGTCGTCCTGGCGACTATGGAGCCGATATCGCGATTGCCGAAGGTCAGTCGCTGGGCACCCCTCTTCAATTTGGTGGCCCCTACCTGGGCCTGTTCTCCTGCAGTGAGAAATTCGTCCGCCGCATGCCTGGTCGCCTGATCGGCCAGACTGTCGACCGTAACGGTAAACGCTGCTATGTTTTGAATCTCCAGGCACGCGAGCAGCATATTCGTCGCGACAAAGCAACCAGTAACATCTGCAGTAACCAGGGGCTGATTGCAATCCGGGCTGCCGTCTATCTTTCCCTGCTGGGTAAACAGGGCATCCGGGAAGTCGCTGAACTTTCCTGCCAGAAAGCTCACTACGCAGCAGACCAACTCACGAGCGTTGAAGGCATTGAACTGCTCTTCCCAGAGCGTCCTTACTTCAAAGAGTTTGCCGTCAGTTGTTCCGAAGGAGCTGACTATCTGCTGCGAAAAGCGCGTCAGGCAGGCTTCGATCTGGGACCGGAGCTTTCCCGCTTTACCTTTGAAAATAATCCAGAAAGCTATCAGACAGCCGTACTGGTAGCGATCACAGAACAGCGCACCAGGGAAGAAATCGATCGCCTGGTGACTGCACTCAAGGCATAA
- the gcvPB gene encoding aminomethyl-transferring glycine dehydrogenase subunit GcvPB, whose translation MRNKLATQSLFALSQPGRRGAQFPAADVPVKPLEELIPAQALATEPTGLPEVTESDVIRHFVNLSTLNMCVDTHFYPLGSCTMKYNPKRHERLSSLPGIVDLHPYQNQADLQGMLGLLYEMQEMLAEISGLPAVSLQPAAGAQGEFTALLTAKAYFEDKGEKRTKVLFPNSAHGTNPASAAIAGFDCVQLASSKEGLVDLEDLKSHLDDQTAVFMVTNPNTLGLFEKDIKQIAQMVHDVGGLVYIDGANMNAILGYTRPGDFGGDMMHFNVHKTFTGPHGAGGPGSGPIAVRDFLADFLPGPVISHDASAEEGEAYQLVTPPKSIGRVRSFCGNIGILVRGYCYLRTLGAAGLKAVSENAVLNANYLKALLKDVLPVPNGDLCMHEFVASASKSKAANGITAMDIAKRLLDFGFHAPTVYFPLVVPEAIMVEPTETESKETLDAFAETIVKILQEDPEFLHQAPHSTDVSRPDEVVAARNPILQCCDSE comes from the coding sequence ATGCGAAACAAACTGGCCACTCAATCTTTATTTGCTCTCTCTCAGCCCGGACGTCGCGGTGCACAGTTTCCTGCTGCTGATGTTCCAGTCAAACCGCTTGAGGAGTTGATCCCCGCGCAGGCACTGGCCACCGAACCCACTGGGTTGCCTGAAGTCACCGAATCTGATGTGATTCGGCACTTTGTCAATCTCTCCACCTTAAACATGTGTGTGGACACTCACTTTTATCCGCTGGGCAGTTGTACGATGAAATACAACCCCAAGCGCCACGAACGGCTTTCCAGTCTGCCCGGCATCGTCGACCTGCATCCCTACCAGAATCAGGCTGACCTGCAGGGCATGCTCGGTCTGCTTTATGAAATGCAGGAAATGCTGGCAGAAATCTCAGGACTGCCAGCGGTTTCCCTGCAACCAGCCGCTGGTGCCCAGGGAGAATTCACTGCCCTGCTGACAGCAAAAGCCTACTTTGAGGACAAAGGGGAAAAACGAACCAAGGTTCTGTTCCCCAACAGTGCGCACGGCACCAACCCGGCCAGTGCCGCAATCGCAGGCTTTGACTGCGTCCAGCTGGCAAGCAGTAAAGAAGGACTGGTCGACCTGGAAGATCTGAAATCACATCTGGATGATCAGACCGCCGTTTTCATGGTCACCAACCCCAACACACTGGGACTGTTCGAGAAAGACATTAAACAGATCGCTCAGATGGTTCACGACGTAGGTGGCCTGGTCTACATTGATGGTGCCAACATGAACGCGATCCTGGGCTATACCCGTCCGGGTGACTTCGGCGGAGACATGATGCATTTCAATGTGCATAAAACCTTCACTGGTCCTCACGGAGCAGGTGGACCGGGTTCCGGCCCGATCGCCGTTCGTGATTTCCTGGCTGACTTCCTGCCCGGCCCCGTCATCAGCCATGATGCTTCCGCTGAGGAAGGGGAAGCATACCAGCTTGTTACACCACCCAAATCAATCGGCCGTGTTCGCTCCTTCTGCGGAAACATCGGCATTCTGGTACGGGGCTACTGCTATCTGCGCACACTGGGTGCAGCGGGGTTAAAAGCGGTTTCTGAAAATGCGGTCTTGAATGCGAACTACCTCAAGGCCCTGCTCAAAGACGTGCTGCCTGTTCCCAATGGGGATCTGTGTATGCACGAGTTCGTGGCCTCCGCATCGAAGAGCAAGGCAGCCAACGGCATCACAGCCATGGACATCGCCAAGCGGCTGCTCGATTTTGGATTCCATGCCCCGACGGTCTACTTCCCGCTGGTAGTGCCGGAAGCCATCATGGTTGAGCCGACCGAAACGGAATCCAAAGAAACTCTGGATGCCTTCGCTGAGACGATTGTTAAAATCCTCCAGGAAGATCCCGAGTTCCTGCATCAGGCTCCGCACTCTACAGACGTCAGTCGACCAGACGAAGTGGTTGCGGCGCGTAATCCAATTCTCCAATGCTGCGATTCAGAATAA
- a CDS encoding lipoate--protein ligase family protein translates to MLNEPAPQPGSWNMAVDESLLESAVSDQVCSLRWYRWDQATISLGYFQQNDSEAQQGPWEGLPRVRRLSGGGAILHHHELTYSFTVPANHPLAKSPPELYVAIHQPLIEVLAAHGLNVEFRGVSFRSASEPFLCFGRGDERDLVYQGQKILGSAQRRRRGAIVQHGSLLLLTSEYAPEFPGLLNLVEQPGRYSEELLNALTTDFSQAISTALKLPLQSGNLTDEETQRARTLEKEKYSQDSWTSRKKQV, encoded by the coding sequence ATGCTCAATGAACCAGCTCCCCAGCCGGGAAGCTGGAATATGGCTGTGGATGAATCCCTGCTGGAATCAGCCGTGTCAGACCAGGTCTGTTCGCTCCGCTGGTACCGCTGGGATCAGGCAACGATCTCCCTGGGTTACTTTCAGCAGAACGACAGCGAAGCCCAACAGGGGCCCTGGGAAGGACTCCCCCGCGTCCGCCGACTCTCTGGTGGTGGTGCGATTTTGCATCATCACGAACTGACTTACTCATTTACAGTACCCGCCAATCACCCTCTTGCGAAGTCGCCACCAGAGCTATATGTCGCCATTCACCAGCCTCTGATCGAAGTACTGGCGGCACACGGTCTGAATGTAGAATTCCGGGGAGTTTCCTTCCGTTCCGCCTCAGAACCCTTTCTCTGTTTTGGACGTGGAGATGAAAGGGATCTGGTCTACCAGGGTCAGAAAATACTGGGGAGTGCACAACGACGCCGGCGCGGAGCCATCGTTCAGCATGGCAGCCTGCTCCTGTTGACTTCAGAGTACGCTCCCGAATTTCCCGGTCTGTTGAATCTGGTTGAGCAACCCGGTCGCTATAGTGAAGAATTGCTCAACGCGCTCACCACAGACTTCTCACAGGCAATTTCGACAGCATTAAAATTACCTCTCCAGTCTGGAAACCTGACTGACGAAGAAACCCAGCGAGCCCGTACGCTGGAAAAAGAAAAATATTCACAAGACAGCTGGACCAGCCGCAAAAAACAGGTTTA